One genomic region from Croceicoccus sp. YJ47 encodes:
- a CDS encoding aromatic ring-hydroxylating dioxygenase subunit alpha, whose protein sequence is MTWLNNAWYVAGWDYEVGTEPLARTICNVPVMLYRKLDRSVVAMRDACPHRMLPLSMGLREGDSIRCRYHGLKLGPDGIAEEMPLRSEPVNTRVCTETFTVHEKYRFVWIWIGEKEKADPSLIPELWPCEANGWTHDGGYYHVACDYRLMIDNLMDLTHETYVHSGSIGQQELMESPMESRTEGQTAYLSRWIPDIDAPPFWRGALKKDGNVDRWQICRFDLPASVMIDVGVAPVGAGATLESHDQGVRGMVIDFMTPETETTHHYFWGMARNFDIDDAGFTARFREQQAAVFAEDREILEAQQRAVETNPDMKLNAYSIDQGGVRARRIIAKAIGAETSG, encoded by the coding sequence ATGACGTGGCTCAACAATGCCTGGTATGTGGCAGGATGGGATTACGAGGTCGGGACGGAGCCGCTCGCGCGGACGATCTGCAACGTGCCGGTGATGCTGTATCGTAAGCTTGATCGCAGTGTCGTGGCCATGCGCGATGCCTGTCCGCATCGCATGCTTCCGCTTTCCATGGGTTTGCGCGAGGGGGATTCGATTCGCTGTCGCTATCATGGCCTGAAGCTTGGCCCGGACGGCATCGCCGAGGAAATGCCGCTGCGCTCCGAACCCGTGAATACGCGCGTTTGCACCGAAACGTTCACCGTCCATGAGAAATATCGCTTCGTCTGGATCTGGATTGGCGAGAAGGAAAAGGCCGATCCGAGCCTCATCCCCGAACTCTGGCCGTGCGAAGCCAACGGATGGACCCACGATGGCGGGTATTACCACGTCGCGTGCGATTATCGGTTGATGATCGACAATCTCATGGACCTCACGCACGAAACCTACGTGCATTCAGGGTCGATCGGGCAGCAGGAATTGATGGAAAGCCCGATGGAAAGCCGCACCGAAGGCCAGACCGCCTATCTCAGCCGATGGATACCCGATATCGATGCGCCGCCGTTCTGGCGCGGCGCGCTCAAGAAAGACGGGAATGTCGATCGTTGGCAGATCTGCCGCTTCGACCTGCCTGCATCGGTCATGATCGACGTCGGCGTCGCACCTGTCGGAGCGGGCGCGACACTGGAATCCCATGATCAGGGCGTGCGCGGCATGGTGATCGATTTCATGACGCCGGAGACGGAAACGACCCATCATTATTTCTGGGGCATGGCGCGCAATTTCGACATCGACGATGCCGGTTTCACCGCGCGTTTTCGCGAACAGCAGGCTGCCGTCTTCGCCGAAGACCGCGAAATTCTGGAGGCGCAGCAGCGGGCGGTCGAGACGAACCCGGACATGAAGCTCAACGCCTATTCCATCGATCAGGGCGGTGTGCGCGCCCGCCGCATCATAGCAAAGGCGATTGGAGCCGAAACGTCCGGCTGA
- a CDS encoding MFS transporter, with translation MTETDPRQTIETDNMSRFQWSVVAIMVGLLALDGFDVLSISFASPGIAADWGIDRAALGIVLSMELVGMSFGAIIFGRLADGLGRRGVILACLCIVSFGMFGASSANGVYPLCAWRVLTGLGLGGVLAATNAATAEVANGRFRALCIVLMAAGYPLGNVIGGSVAAQLLAFYDWRAIFQFGAVVSLLFIPVVWFGAPESINFLMHKRPPDALLKINAILARMKKPAIGALPPPDAERERPGFKTLLSGSHLLPTAALTFVYFAHIMTFYFILKWIPKIVADMGFAPSSAATVLVWASVGGLLGSVTLGLLTLRVRVFWLTVLAMLLSAAAVVWFGQIRSDLAELSMAAAIAGFVTNAGVVGIYAVVANAFPTEFRASGTGVVIGFGRGGSALAPALAGFLFSAGYGLGSVALLMALGSLMGAVVLTLVVRRIAM, from the coding sequence ATGACCGAAACGGACCCGAGACAGACCATCGAAACAGACAATATGTCACGTTTCCAATGGTCGGTCGTTGCGATCATGGTCGGACTGCTGGCGCTCGACGGGTTCGACGTGCTCTCGATCAGCTTCGCCTCGCCCGGCATCGCCGCGGACTGGGGCATCGACCGGGCCGCGCTCGGCATTGTCCTGTCCATGGAGCTTGTCGGGATGTCGTTCGGGGCGATCATCTTCGGCCGCCTGGCAGATGGGCTGGGCCGGCGCGGCGTAATCCTGGCGTGTCTTTGCATCGTGTCGTTCGGCATGTTCGGCGCCTCGTCCGCGAACGGCGTATACCCGCTTTGCGCGTGGCGAGTGCTCACGGGACTGGGGCTTGGCGGGGTGCTGGCCGCGACCAATGCCGCGACGGCGGAGGTTGCCAACGGACGGTTTCGCGCGCTGTGCATCGTGCTCATGGCCGCAGGCTATCCGCTCGGAAACGTGATCGGCGGGAGCGTCGCTGCACAATTGCTCGCATTTTACGACTGGCGTGCGATCTTTCAGTTTGGCGCGGTGGTATCGCTGCTCTTCATCCCGGTCGTGTGGTTCGGCGCGCCGGAATCGATCAATTTCCTCATGCACAAACGCCCGCCGGATGCGCTGCTGAAAATCAACGCCATCCTCGCGCGGATGAAAAAGCCAGCCATAGGCGCACTGCCCCCGCCCGACGCGGAGCGCGAACGGCCCGGTTTCAAAACGCTCCTCAGCGGGAGCCATCTGCTTCCCACCGCGGCGCTGACCTTTGTCTATTTCGCGCATATCATGACGTTCTATTTCATTCTGAAATGGATACCGAAGATCGTTGCAGACATGGGCTTCGCGCCCTCGTCCGCGGCGACGGTGCTCGTCTGGGCGAGCGTGGGCGGTCTGTTGGGGAGTGTGACGCTGGGGCTTCTTACGCTGCGGGTCAGGGTGTTCTGGCTCACCGTGCTGGCCATGCTGTTGTCGGCGGCGGCGGTCGTCTGGTTCGGACAGATCCGGTCGGACCTTGCGGAACTTTCCATGGCGGCAGCAATCGCCGGTTTCGTGACCAATGCCGGCGTCGTCGGGATTTACGCGGTCGTGGCAAATGCGTTTCCCACCGAATTCCGGGCGTCGGGAACCGGCGTGGTCATCGGCTTCGGCCGGGGCGGCTCCGCCCTGGCGCCGGCGCTCGCAGGTTTCCTCTTTTCTGCCGGATACGGGCTTGGCTCTGTCGCCTTGCTGATGGCGCTGGGCTCCTTGATGGGCGCGGTCGTTCTGACCCTTGTGGTCCGCAGGATCGCGATGTAA
- a CDS encoding TolC family protein, with protein sequence MSAISWRAAPIWGLMLALSTGPANAQGPRVVTLDDALALSGVAEQGDAPVTNPRLVGPRAETDAAAALVDQARLRPNPEMSFEVENIAGSGAFSGLQSTEYTLLLGQRVELGGKRSARIDAAEAQAALMSLKSQLTTVELGQLVRERYIAAVAAAARYDLARDVTARNEELARIARVLVEVGREPPLRALRADAALAEARARLLEAEAESLSARTALASLWAGPEAPLVPAQFPELVPPASLMSEVPQSLRYRVARAESTAAAAEIARQRSLRIPDPTVSAGVRRLEQTSDNAFVVGVSVPLPFRDRNQGNIAAAGARLRAATARQAVAQADYEQSVAAARARYRGADARVETLSQSSLPQAEEALRLVRIGYRNGRFALIEVLSAAQARDTIRETLIAAREQRGLAAAELIALAAQ encoded by the coding sequence ATGTCCGCCATATCATGGCGAGCGGCTCCCATCTGGGGGCTGATGCTCGCCCTGTCCACGGGGCCTGCCAATGCGCAGGGTCCGCGTGTCGTCACGCTCGACGATGCTCTTGCGCTGAGCGGGGTCGCCGAACAGGGCGATGCCCCTGTCACCAACCCGCGTCTCGTCGGCCCCCGCGCCGAGACGGACGCGGCGGCGGCTCTCGTCGATCAAGCGCGCCTCAGGCCCAACCCCGAGATGTCTTTCGAAGTCGAGAACATAGCCGGAAGCGGCGCGTTTTCCGGACTTCAGTCGACGGAATACACCCTCTTGCTCGGCCAGCGTGTCGAGCTTGGCGGCAAGCGTTCCGCCCGGATCGATGCCGCCGAGGCGCAGGCAGCGCTGATGTCGCTGAAATCGCAGCTGACCACGGTGGAACTGGGGCAGCTGGTCCGTGAGCGCTACATCGCGGCGGTCGCCGCCGCAGCGCGGTACGACCTTGCCCGGGACGTGACCGCGCGCAACGAGGAGCTGGCACGCATAGCGCGCGTCCTCGTCGAAGTCGGGCGGGAGCCGCCTCTGCGCGCGCTGCGTGCGGACGCGGCCCTCGCCGAGGCGCGCGCGCGTCTGCTGGAAGCCGAGGCCGAAAGCCTGTCGGCGCGCACCGCGCTGGCATCGCTCTGGGCCGGACCCGAAGCGCCGCTCGTTCCGGCGCAGTTTCCTGAACTCGTGCCGCCCGCCTCGCTGATGTCCGAGGTGCCGCAAAGCCTGCGCTATCGCGTGGCGCGGGCCGAAAGCACGGCCGCCGCCGCCGAGATCGCGCGACAGCGAAGCCTGCGAATCCCGGACCCGACCGTCTCCGCCGGTGTGCGGCGTCTCGAACAGACAAGCGACAACGCGTTCGTCGTTGGCGTGTCGGTTCCGCTGCCCTTCCGAGACCGGAACCAGGGCAATATCGCGGCGGCCGGGGCCCGCCTGCGCGCGGCGACCGCCCGCCAGGCCGTCGCGCAGGCCGATTACGAACAATCCGTCGCCGCGGCCCGCGCGCGATATCGCGGCGCCGATGCGCGCGTCGAAACGCTCTCACAGTCTTCGCTCCCGCAGGCCGAGGAGGCGCTGCGCCTCGTCCGCATCGGATATCGCAACGGGCGCTTTGCCCTGATCGAGGTTCTCTCCGCCGCGCAGGCACGCGACACGATCCGCGAGACGCTCATCGCCGCACGCGAACAACGGGGCCTCGCCGCCGCCGAACTCATCGCTCTGGCCGC